A window from Salvia miltiorrhiza cultivar Shanhuang (shh) chromosome 2, IMPLAD_Smil_shh, whole genome shotgun sequence encodes these proteins:
- the LOC131012167 gene encoding egg cell-secreted protein 1.3-like, translated as MAKLVAVVVVGLVASSLMAMVSARNLAARLKVAEEGPSTCWDALSELQSCSAEVVMFFLNGETQLGANCCAAIGVIEHQCWPSMLGTLGITTEEGNVLRGYCDATNSATATATASAPASSLDQCYNFPRLQN; from the coding sequence ATGGCTAAGCTCGTCGCAGTTGTCGTCGTTGGTCTTGTAGCATCATCCCTCATGGCCATGGTCTCGGCAAGAAATTTAGCAGCGCGTCTGAAAGTGGCGGAAGAGGGGCCTAGCACGTGCTGGGATGCGTTGTCGGAGCTTCAATCCTGCAGCGCAGAAGTGGTTATGTTCTTCCTTAATGGGGAGACTCAGCTGGGCGCCAACTGCTGCGCCGCCATAGGAGTCATTGAGCATCAGTGCTGGCCCTCCATGCTCGGAACCCTCGGCATCACTACTGAAGAAGGCAACGTTCTCCGCGGCTACTGCGATGCCACCAActccgccaccgccaccgccaccgcctctGCCCCCGCATCCAGCTTGGACCAATGCTACAACTTCCCACGCTTGCAAAactaa